The Cucurbita pepo subsp. pepo cultivar mu-cu-16 chromosome LG18, ASM280686v2, whole genome shotgun sequence nucleotide sequence AGAAAGAACAATTATCTATTGAGGTATGATTATCAATTATGGTTGCTTTACATATAGGTATTTGCTGTTTGCTCATTTTATTTGATCATGCAGGTTAGCAAAATCGATGCACGTATCATGCGGAATGTTTCCGGAATGCAAGAGATGGAACTTAAGCTCGAGCCTGTTTCAGCACATGATTATCAATCAGTATTGTTGCCTCTTGTGAACTCATACTTGAGGGTCTGTGTCAATTAGGTTAATGTTAACTAATATTCCTTGAGCCTTTTGGGACTAAATGATggattcaaatatcaaattataacATTCAGGCATATTTAGAAGATTTGGCTGAAAAAGATGCTACGAAGAAGTCTGATGCTGCAAGAGAGGCATTTTTAGCTGAACTGGCACTGGATTCAGAAAAAGGTATCAAAGGAGGAAGTGATAATTCGAGACATGCACATGAAAAgccaaaggaaaagaaaaggagcaaGGAGTTTAGGAAATCCAAGGACTCTAAGGTTGTTTTGTCATTTTACCATTAGAAGTTTAGGTTCacgattttgttgtttttgtaacTTAGTTGTTCCTGGTgaataatgatattttaataattttatttctgcAGGTGGTCAGTGGTCCTGAGCAGAATGTGTTTCATGATGGGGCTGTCGATGGAGTGTAAGTATTACTGTTGACTTCCCCACTCTCTGGGACCTATTAATCACTTTTAGgcatttgttttattataaaatcatGAACGTCTGAAATCTTCTAGCTAATTTTCTGTTATTGGTGGATGGTTTGGTCAATAACTTGTTGCAGTCCCGTTCAAGTTTCACCTGATGGTGATGTGGCAAAGGTAGACGTTGCTGCTTTTGAGAACTCTGATGCTTTAAGACTACAGGAGGAAGAGCTTAGACGCAAAATTGAGCTGGAAGCAGATGAAAGAAGGCTAGAAGAGGCTCTGGAGTATCAAAGACGGGTTGAGAATGAGGCTAAACAAAAGCTTCTGGCTGAACTACAAAAGAAATCTGCCCAGACAAATCTAGAGGACAAAGTTGCTCTGGCAGAACATGATAATCCCATTGAACTCGTCCCCAGTGTTGAGGGTGCTGAAGAGCATTTTAAACCCTCTGTTGTGGtaaatgttattttcttcgtcattcttttccttcttggtTATTTTAGTGAATTATGGAACTCCCTAGTTCTACATGTATCCAACATTCAAAGTTTAGAAAATACGTCAAGGATCTTATAAATTGCTATTTTAGGATCAATTGGCAGAAAGTGAATCGATTCCCGGCTTGTCTAGGAATTTTCCTGCAATGCCAAATGCTGTTTCAGGTGATTATAAGTTAGTGGTATACATTGATGGAAAGTTACTTGGCAGAAAGATGCTGTGGCTTTTAGTGTTGGGTTCAtcattctctttttctttagcAGGTTCATACAATGCTGGAATTGTAGAGAATACCCCGCCACCTTCTGATAGGAAGAAGGGGAGGAAAGGTAGACGACACAAGGTTGCAATCAAACGAGTTGATGGAAATCAGCCTCCACAATCTTATAATGATAATGTAGCCTTTGACAACCAATTGAATGAGCAAGTCAGAGATCATGACAATCTCGTAGTAGATAGTGGTGAGTGCATATTCTATGTTGAAATtcactatttattttctccGCATTGATAAATGGGGATTGTGAATGATGGATGTCCTGGGTTTTATCTCTTTTAAATGATTCATGCAGAATAATGCTGGGCGTGGAAGCATAAACCGTTAATAATCAAAATCCATTTTCATAactgatgaattttcattgATCAAATGCCACAAGTTCTAATGTTCTGTTTTCTCCTTGACTTTTTCCCCTTAATGTCTATTTGGAACGAAAGGTGTAGGTTATTTCCCTTAAGTACTCATTTGGAAAGAAAGATATGGGTTATTCCTCTTGAGGTTTAGTTTGGTATGAAAGATATAGGATTCCAATTTAAAGTAGTTTTTTCTGTCCCAAATTCAATTgcattgaaaaaataaaaaattccttttttcaGGTCTATAGTCAATTTCTCCTTGCATGATATGTTTGTGCAAATTTGTATTCTCTTGCTCACTTATTGAAGATATTGAAActattaaacattaaattttgcCATTTGTACTCGATCAATTGCATTCCTGTGCAAATCTGCGGCATGAAACCGCTGTTCATCATCTTTTTGTTTAGACTGGACTAGCATTATCTTGTACTCTGATTCAATCAGTTAATCCACTCTCTGAAGAAAATGGTACAAAGACTTTGGGACAACAACATGCGGAGGATGATGAGGAAAGATTTCAAGCTGACCTTAAGAAGGCTGTACGCCAGAGCCTTGGTTAGGTTCCCttcatgtctttttttttttttccacttttaGTTGCACgcttatgattttaatttggttaatCTGTATTTGGCAGGAAACTAttaaaaaaggcaaaaaaaaattttatgggATACCTTTTTTTGACAATCTTTATCTGTATAGATTTgctcctttttattttattttatttatttatttatttatttattattattagtttttttttatatgtattaGAGCTCCGTTGTCTCTCTAATATGCTTGATTAGTTGGAACCctggttaattaatttttttattatttatttcttatttttaattttaaactctGTAAGTGTTTAGTCCCCGTCTCATGGTTATACTGAGTTCTTTGGATTCAGGATGTGTTTGTCTCAAAATGTcgcaatataattttttaataactaaagAAAGCCATATAAAGTATTGTAACTTTTTCATTGTTAATCTTTAATCTGGTTTGATCTGGATGAATGATTAGATTTCTAGAGATTTCCTGCATTTATGGGCtctttgtttctgtttccttttttgtatGGTAACTGCAATATTATCtgactatatttttaatgtttgctCAGATGCATTTCAAGAACAGCAGGAATTGCCATTGATTACAAGTTCCAGTACACCATCGATCAGCTGTGGTGAAGTAGATGGTAATGATCTTCCATCAAATGAACTCAACGTAGAGAATGTGCAGGAAGCAGATGTATTTGGTACAGGACTTAAAAATGAAGTTGGTGAATATAATTGCTTTCTGAATGTGATTATTCAGGTGAGTGAATGACAGAAGAAGATTATATATCACTTCACTTTGCTAGATCTTTGTTCCTTTTTCTGCCTATGCAGTCTAAAAGGTTGTCATGTTCTATGTGAGCTCAGTCCTTATGGCATTTAAGATGGTTTCGAGAAGAGTTCCTGAGAAGATCTACGACTGAACATGTTCATGTTGGGGATCCTTGTGTTCTTTGTGCATTATATGAAATCCTTGCTGCCTTGAGCACGGCATCTGCAGATTCTAGAAGAGAAGCAGTCGCCCCCACTTCTTTGAGAATAGCTCTGAGCAATTTTTGTCCTGATAGTAATTTCTTCCAAGAGGTATTTTTGCATACCCCTGGTTTTTGACGCCTAcatcttttaaaaagaaagaaagaaagaaagctatATTACTCTCTACTTGATTTTTTGTAGTGTTTATGAGAAAATCTACAACTAATTTTTGGCGGTTGTTCAGGGCCAGATGAATGATGCCTCTGAAGTGCTAGCAGTCATTTTTGATTGCCTACACAAGTCGTTGACTCGTAGCTCGGGTGTTTCTGATACAGAATCAGTGGAAAGCAATTGCATGGGGTCGTGGGACTGTGCAAGTGACACTTGTTTGGTTCATTCCATCTTTGGTATGGACATTTTTGAACGAATGAATTGCTATAGTTGTGGCCTGGAATCTAGACATCTGAAGTACACTTCCTTCTTTCACAATATAAATGCCCATGCCCTTCGAACAATGAAGGTAACAGAATCTGCCTTTCCCTAGCGTTGATGATCATTCATTTTGGAACGGTGTTCTTTTATATTGTTTCTcttattcaattttcttcactATCCAGGTTATGTGTACAGAAAGCTCCTTTGATGAACTTCTGAATGTTGTTGAAATGAATCATCAGCTAGCTTGTGATTTGGATGTTGGTGGCTGCGGAAAGCTCAATTACATTCATCGCTTTCTCTCTGCAGCACCACACGTGTTCACAACAGgtgatttatataatttttatccgACTCCTACCACCCTACTTCCTCCTGCCCGTTACCCTTGATCTACTATTCATGATGTTTTACTTGTAtgcaaattttttattgtagTCTTGGGTTGGCAGAACACTTGTGAGAGTGCTGATGACATCACAGCGACATTAGCTGCTCTGAATACTGAAGTAGATATCAGTGTTCTTTATCGGGGTCTAGATCCAAATACTACCCATAATTTAGTATCAGTGGTATGtactcttctttcttcattctttgaGTGGTTTGGCGAATTTTCATGGGTATGTAGTGTTAATTTCTTATTCATCATGACCCGTGGAATTTGAGGTTACCTCATAGTCATTGATATTTAAAACATGTCGACCTGGGGTTTTGAGTATTCCTGGGCATTCATAGACACGATCACCTGGGTTTCTTGCTATTATGCATGACAAGATCACCATGGATTTTGTAGGTTTGCTATTATGGTCAACACTATCATTGTTTTGCCTACAGTCACGACAAGAAATGCTGGATAATGTACGATGATAAAACTGTTAAGGTAAGTTCTGACTTCCCTCtgcctctttttcttttttgggtgGTGTGTGTGTGGGGGggttgctttttctttttccctcttttttctcATATGACATTAACTGTGCTCATGCTAAGGTAATTGGCGGCTGGCCTGATGTTCTTACCATGTGCGAAAAAGGACACTTGCAACCTCAGGTTCTTTTCTTTGAAGCTGTAGATTAGCGATGTTTTGGAACCGTCTCCTTAGCCGTACTGGTGGAACGTGGTCTACATTTTATTTCTGTCTTGGCAAGGAGTCGTTTTAGAGAAGACTTGCCATATACATCCACAGAATTCAGACAGTACGTATAATATTGgtttgtgaagaaaattttgatcgGGTCATAGCATAGATGTTTGAGTTTTCTGATACAATCGAGGAATTTTTTGGGAAGATCTGGCCCTCGAGgagaaaaaatattgtaaGTATGAtagatttcttctaaattgaGGGAGCCAGATGATTGGAGAGCCTAATGGTGAGATAGTAGAGATACCCAGGTTCCTGCCCCTGGAATTCCTTTTTGGCTTTGATCCTTTAAATAAGGAACGATATTAAATGGGGTGGTCTCTTGTTATATCTTACTTGAGAGGTGTCTTAGATGTTGTATAGTTCCAATTAAATGCGCTCAGGCCTCCCAGCTATTGTCactcaaatattttgtaatcCAGATTTTGGTGATGAATATGAACCGATCTTCAGGTTCTTTATTCTGGATTATTTCAAGTTGCTGAAAAATAGAGTCTGTCAATGCATGGAtggttttatttaataacgTAAAAGCATTTTCattgagatataatatataaGCTTTTGGTTTTGTGGTTCAAAAATTTGCAAACCATGGATGGATGGGTTTGCACACGACAAGCATGCCGTgtattatttccatttaatttatttatgtttcacTCCAGACAAGCTCATCCTTCTACAATGTGCTTGGAAAGAATCGATCGATTATTCAATATCCAGTAGAATTACAATACCCTAGTATTATATGAACCGCAGAAGGGACATTTATGGTACAACCAGTGGAATGCTGCCATTCCACGCTTCTCACAGTCATTGCACAGTATGACCTGCCAATTTCATCTATGTATCAGTCCACATTTTGGCTAAACGTTCAAAAGGCTTCAAAAAgatcaattattaattaaagacGAACCTGAGTTTTCCCAGAATACTCATCTGGAATTTTCTCTTCAGCCAACAATGCATCCAGCATCTCAAAGTACACCTGCATGGCAAAGGGTAATTAAGTGGTTGAAGATAAAAGAGCTCAAAAACTAGCTACAATGCAATAATTTCTAAGCCATAGGTTGTAACCAACCTGCATGTCTCCCAGTGACTTGCTACAGATAGGGCAGGTATAATGTGTGTAGGTGTATTCCTATGGACAACAGAAGGTTATATTAGTAAATTCATCTGAGTGTTTCATCCTGTGCAAAGCTTCTGAGAGACAGAGGGTACCTGAAAACATGCTGAATGCATCAAATGGCCACATGGGAGGGACTTGACTGGAAGGGTGGAAGTGAAGATGTATTCGTGGCAAATAGGGCAGTTGTCTTCAAGGCACTTCTCTCTGCAAACATGAACTGAGAGTGCACGGGACATGCAGGCATTGCAGTTCATGCAATGGAAGTAGTCAATCCCCAATCCCTTTCCCACTCGGCACAGGTTGCAGTATGGACAATGGTAGATATCTCTATTCAACAAAAACTCAAAGCTTTAATCATCCAATGCCTAATTAGACAGCTAGAAAGGAGAAAAGATAATCACATGAATCACGTCATTAAGATAAACATACCTAGAATCGTCAAATAGTTTGCAGATCTTGCAGAAATATTTTCCCATTGACAAATTGCCACAAGAGACGGTTGAACATGTCTTGCCAATAGGCTGAACTACCAAGCAGTTCATGCACATCATCTTTGTGATGGATTTTCTATAGATGAATGTCAAAATGATAGAGTGTAAGGACCTCTTTAACTAACTAAAGAAATAAGAAGCAAACCGAGATCATGCAGGTCATTTAATTACCTATCCAACGAGTGATCGGTTGTCTCATCATGACAATGTATGCATGTGTGTAGTTGGTTGCAACATGGAGCTAGAAGCTTGCAGTTTCTTTTGTAATGTTTGCAACCAAATTCTTTCTTCAAAGAATCCTTATAGGATGGATACTGACCTGCAAATCCTTGGCTTTCCGTTGTAACGTTCGTCTCTAATTGGGTATGGTGCTTGGCATTCCAACGGCTGAGACGGTATCAAAATAGTGAACTTTGAGTCAAATTTCATCAGCAGGTAGAAAGCACAAAAGCTTATTGTAAATAGAGACCATGGGAGGGGAAGGGGGTACTCTCCTGCCAACCACTAATCGAAATTGAACGAGCACTTCTTACCAACCTCATTAGCAAATTCTGTATCATATAGGATTTAGTTTTGGGGTCTAAGGATGAGTCTCTCGAGACCCTTCTTATTGCTGCTTCCAGATCTTCTTGACTAATTGTAAGAAGGTGGTCATGTTGGATTGATTTCTCATGTTCTTCAGGTCGTTCTGTATCGATCATATGTTCTGTGATAACATCAGCATCCCTATCAACATCCCCATGAGAAACAAGTTTTGTGCATTCTTCAAATGTTTTGTTACGTTGGCTGCCATCAAAATCTTTTGTTTCATCATTCAAGTTGAATATTACCGCCTTCTCGACATCGGTTGCATGCCATTGACCTTCATTCTGTTCTGAGGTGATGGGTTTTCCAAAAACATTTCCTTCACATACATCAGTTACTTCCGTGGAAAGATATTTTGAGATGATTTCCAAGGGATCTGAAGTCAATGAGGGAGTAGTAGTTGCCACCTCAGCTGTCACTCTCTCATGGTCATAACCTTCCCACCACTCTCTTAACCATTCATTGAACATTGTATTCCTTGTAACCTTGTGGAACATAGACATCATGTCATGTTGATCAGAAGGTGTTAAATATGCCATTTGCCAAGGTATCATATCTTGCAATATTTCAGCTTTTGTTCTGCCAAATATTGCTCCAATGAGCTTTTCTTGCTCTTCGATTGAGAAGAATTCTCTGAACAAGGGCCAAAGCTCAATTTCTTCACGATCAACATGGTCAGAGAGCGACTTGTGCAGCGATTGGCACATATCATGGAGTTCCAGACAGAGCTGCCGGTGACCAAACATTTTCCTATCAGTATTGCCATAAAAAATCGAAGCGTGCAATTCAGACATTTCATTAAGAATGAGGGATATTGTACTGAATTGGTGTACTTCAAGTTTATGATCAATGGAGTAGGAGTAGCTAATATTTTGGAACTTTCCCTTCTTCTCCAATGCTGGAAAAGCAATCTGGTCCTCAGCATCCGTATGGATTtggtataaatattttaccaaTTGGAACCGCCTGATAAACTCTGTCAAGATCCCAACATTTTCAACCATCTTAGCCGAACCAAGAACAAAGTAATCCAATTCTTTCTTGAGAGCTttgtggaagaagaaaatgaggtCTATTGGTTTTGGCTGATTAGAAGCAGAATGTGGTCGTTCCTCATAAAGATGTTTAGTGTAAGGACATGGCACCTTCACTGTTCCTGGAAAATGTATCTGCAGATTGATTCCACTAGAATAAGATGTTCCATACACTGAAGCAGTGCAAGAACCATCAGGTGAAGAATGCGACATGAAAcccttgttcttgttgttggaAAGTAATCCAATTTCCTCAGAGTTTGAGCCCTTATGAGATTGAACATTTGAGCTCAAGGATAAAGTTCCAACAACTCCCTTCGTTTGATCCACCTGTCCATGCAACAAATAGCTTCTGGTTTGAAAAATTTTCTGCAATTCTTGTCCAAATTGTTCGACCGAAGTTTTGCCCGAGTAGCCAATTCGTAACCACTCATGTAAGAGGGCAACAAGCGCATTGTTGACCCGAAGATCTCCCTTCGATTTGGTGTGAAGTACAGATCTCATTTCTTCCTCAGATAAGTGAGTTGAAAACCAACCAACAATACACTTCAAGAGCCCAAGTGGCAAGGTGCGGAGGCTCATATACAGAAGCTGTTGCTGTATTTTATGGCTGCAGCTCCTTCTAATCACTGGAAGCACCTGACAAATAGCTATTAAGAGTCAAACGGCAATTAAAAGGCCTGCAGGTTATTCGTTTTTGAATCAAAACCGAGGGG carries:
- the LOC111779749 gene encoding zinc finger protein BRUTUS-like At1g74770, producing the protein MDGATAASLDRSSHANQYHETPEAPEDFYSDSGLSHLPLAEAPVLVLIKFHTALRSELADLRRVTLAAAESGCYGREFVSELIRRVEFLKLAYKYHCAAEDEVVFPALDVHTKNVISTYSLEHESLDGLFASISEHCEEINAENKDISKPFQELVFCLGTIQTTICQHMIKEEQQVFPLLMKQFSAREQASLVWQFICSVPMILLEELLPWMMSFLPSEQQSEVVICLRDVVPNEKLLQEVIMSWLGNSEAPCRDVEAEVMKVHSSQDSGQSPVDSLHLWHGAIMKDLKEVLKCLFQLKSCSSTALSNLDSLVVQIRFLADVILFYRKALEKFFRPVFNQYSDAYLISSDQAFLSDSHIEALQRLLQHGAHDTIPLSSFLEKLCWDMESFVVRVSKQFIFQETKVLPVIRRSCSHKIQQQLLYMSLRTLPLGLLKCIVGWFSTHLSEEEMRSVLHTKSKGDLRVNNALVALLHEWLRIGYSGKTSVEQFGQELQKIFQTRSYLLHGQVDQTKGVVGTLSLSSNVQSHKGSNSEEIGLLSNNKNKGFMSHSSPDGSCTASVYGTSYSSGINLQIHFPGTVKVPCPYTKHLYEERPHSASNQPKPIDLIFFFHKALKKELDYFVLGSAKMVENVGILTEFIRRFQLVKYLYQIHTDAEDQIAFPALEKKGKFQNISYSYSIDHKLEVHQFSTISLILNEMSELHASIFYGNTDRKMFGHRQLCLELHDMCQSLHKSLSDHVDREEIELWPLFREFFSIEEQEKLIGAIFGRTKAEILQDMIPWQMAYLTPSDQHDMMSMFHKVTRNTMFNEWLREWWEGYDHERVTAEVATTTPSLTSDPLEIISKYLSTEVTDVCEGNVFGKPITSEQNEGQWHATDVEKAVIFNLNDETKDFDGSQRNKTFEECTKLVSHGDVDRDADVITEHMIDTERPEEHEKSIQHDHLLTISQEDLEAAIRRVSRDSSLDPKTKSYMIQNLLMSRWNAKHHTQLETNVTTESQGFAGQYPSYKDSLKKEFGCKHYKRNCKLLAPCCNQLHTCIHCHDETTDHSLDRKSITKMMCMNCLVVQPIGKTCSTVSCGNLSMGKYFCKICKLFDDSRDIYHCPYCNLCRVGKGLGIDYFHCMNCNACMSRALSVHVCREKCLEDNCPICHEYIFTSTLPVKSLPCGHLMHSACFQEYTYTHYTCPICSKSLGDMQVYFEMLDALLAEEKIPDEYSGKTQVILCNDCEKRGMAAFHWLYHKCPFCGSYNTRVL